One part of the Lotus japonicus ecotype B-129 chromosome 2, LjGifu_v1.2 genome encodes these proteins:
- the LOC130738973 gene encoding pentatricopeptide repeat-containing protein At5g64320, mitochondrial, which translates to MLKPFKSSIHVSRTMLLRFKIPSFQLCSTAFGRKNINVNNDTESDTEWERLLKPFDLKQLQRSLSPISPFQLCKLLKLPLDIPTSMEFFQRAGAQMGYSHTFDVYSILIDKLGAVGEFKVIESLLKQMKEEGIVFHESLFLLIMKHYGKAGLPGQAPRLLLDMRSVYSCEPTFKSYNVVLEILVAGGCPKYAPNVFYDMLSRGVSPTVFTFGVVMKALCMVNEVDSACSLLRDMTKHGCVPNSVIYQTLIHALSVNNRVSEAVKLLEEMFLMRCEPDVETFNDVIHGLCRAGRMQEAVKVLNRMLRGGFKGDALTYGFLMHGLCRMGKVDEATDLLNQIPNLNTTLYNTLINGYVSSGRFEEAKDLLYNSMIVAGYEPDAFTFNIMIDGLCKKGNLASALEFLNEIIMKGFDPNVITYTILINGFCKQGRLEEATEVVNSMSAKGLSLNTVGYNCLISALCKSGKIQDARQMYREMPNKGCKPDIYTFNSLIDGLCKNNKIEEALELYHDMFLEGVIANTVTYNTLIHAFIGRDLIQEAFKLVDEMSFRGCPLDKITYNGLIKALCKTGAVEKGLGLFEEMLGKGVIPHISSCNMLINTFCRIGKVNDALQFLRDMIRGGLTPDIVTYNCLINGLCKMGRVQDALNLFSRLPAEGLHPDAFTYNTLISSHCYEGLFNEACLLLYKGVDSGFIPNEITWSILLNYFQKENVKRS; encoded by the coding sequence atgttgaaaccattcaaaTCCTCAATCCATGTGAGTAGAACTATGCTACTTCGCTTCAAAATCCCATCATTTCAACTATGCTCAACTGCATTTGGAAGAAAAAACATCAATGTTAACAATGACACTGAGAGTGACACAGAGTGGGAGAGGTTACTCAAACCTTTTGACCTCAAACAGCTTCAAAGGTCACTCTCCCCAATTAGCCCATTTCAGCTTTGTAAGCTGCTGAAGCTCCCTCTTGACATTCCAACATCAATGGAGTTTTTTCAAAGGGCTGGTGCCCAAATGGGATATTCTCACACTTTTGATGTGTACTCAATTTTAATTGATAAGCTTGGTGCTGTTGGGGAGTTCAAAGTTATAGAAAGTTTGTTGAAGCAAATGAAAGAGGAAGGGATTGTGTTTCATGAATCATTGTTTCTTTTGATCATGAAGCATTATGGGAAGGCTGGTTTGCCTGGCCAAGCTCCTAGGCTTTTGTTGGATATGAGGAGTGTTTATTCGTGTGAGCCGACGTTTAAGTCGTACAATGTTGTGTTGGAAATTCTGGTTGCTGGAGGTTGTCCTAAGTATGCTCCTAATGTTTTCTATGACATGTTGAGTAGAGGTGTTTCTCCAACTGTGTTTACATTTGGGGTGGTCATGAAGGCGTTGTGCATGGTTAATGAGGTTGATTCGGCTTGCTCGCTTCTGAGGGACATGACGAAACATGGGTGTGTTCCGAATTCGGTCATTTACCAAACCCTGATTCATGCTCTCTCTGTAAACAACAGAGTGAGTGAAGCAGTGAAACTGTTGGAGGAAATGTTTCTGATGCGTTGTGAACCTGATGTTGAGACCTTCAATGATGTTATCCATGGCCTATGCAGGGCCGGTCGGATGCAGGAGGCGGTTAAGGTGCTTAATCGAATGCTTCGTGGAGGTTTCAAGGGTGACGCTTTAACTTACGGATTTTTAATGCATGGCTTGTGCAGAATGGGTAAAGTTGATGAAGCAACGGACTTGCTAAACCAAATACCCAATCTGAACACTACACTTTATAATACACTGATTAATGGTTATGTCTCTAGTGGGCGGTTTGAAGAAGCAAAAGATCTTTTATATAATAGCATGATAGTTGCTGGATATGAGCCTGATGCCTTCACATTTAACATAATGATCGATGGACTTTGCAAGAAGGGGAATTTGGCCTCTGCTCTTGAATTCCTAAATGAGATAATAATGAAAGGTTTTGATCCCAATGTGATCACATACACCATTTTGATAAATGGTTTCTGCAAGCAAGGCAGGTTAGAGGAAGCTACGGAGGTTGTGAATAGCATGTCAGCCAAGGGTCTCAGTTTGAATACAGTGGGTTACAATTGCTTGATTAGTGCGCTGTGCAAAAGTGGGAAGATTCAAGATGCTAGACAAATGTATCGTGAAATGCCAAACAAAGGATGTAAACCTGACATTTATACATTTAATTCTTTAATAGATGGACTATGCAAGAATAATAAGATCGAAGAAGCCTTGGAATTGTATCATGATATGTTCTTGGAGGGTGTTATTGCCAACACTGTAACATATAACACATTGATCCATGCATTTATTGGGAGAGATTTAATTCAAGAAGCATTTAAGCTTGTTGATGAAATGTCATTTAGAGGGTGTCCTCTTGACAAAATTACGTATAACGGCCTTATAAAAGCGCTCTGCAAAACTGGGGCCGTAGAAAAAGGATTGGGGTTGTTTGAAGAAATGCTCGGGAAAGGGGTTATCCCGCATATCAGCTCTTGCAATATGCTGATCAATACCTTCTGTAGGATTGGAAAAGTAAATGATGCTCTTCAATTTCTTCGTGATATGATTCGTGGTGGTCTTACACCAGATATAGTCACTTATAACTGCCTGATAAATGGTCTTTGCAAGATGGGTCGTGTTCAGGATGCTTTAAACCTTTTTAGCAGGTTACCAGCTGAAGGACTTCATCCTGATGCTTTCACATATAACACACTAATCAGTAGTCACTGCTATGAGGGTTTGTTTAATGAGGCATGTCTGCTTTTATATAAAGGTGTGGATAGCGGGTTCATACCTAATGAAATCACTTGGTCAATATTgttaaattattttcaaaaagaaaatgtcAAGCGAAGTTAG
- the LOC130738974 gene encoding peroxisomal fatty acid beta-oxidation multifunctional protein AIM1 — MASVKVDFEVGNDGVAVITMCNPPVNALAVPIIKALKDRFDEAARRNDVKAIVLTGKGGRFSGGFDISVMQKVHQTGDVTLVPDVSVELVVNAIEDSKKPVVAAVEGLALGGGLELAMGCHARVAAPRTQLGLPELTLGIIPGFGGTQRLPRLVGLSKAVEMMLKSKSITSEEGNKLGLIDAIVSPGDLLNVSRRWALEIGERRKPWIRSLHKTDKLGSLSEAREVLKTAREHVKKTAAHLPQQQACVDVIEHGIVHGGYSGVLREAEVFKQLVLSETAKGLIHVFFAQRAISKVPGVTDIGLKPRNVRKAAVIGGGLMGSGIATALILGNIHVILKEVNSEYLQKGIKFIEANVSGLVRRGKLTKQKADGALSLLKGVLDYTEFKDVDLVIEAVIENVGLKQTIFSDLEKICPPHCILSTNTSTIDLNLVGQKTSSQDRIVGAHFFSPAHIMPLLEIVRTDKTSSQVILDLMTVGKIIKKSPVVVGNCTGFAVNRAFFPYSQGAHLLVNLGVDVFRIDKLISNFGLPMGPFQLQDLAGYGVAMAVGKEFTTAFPDRTFRTTLLELLIKSGRNGKNNGKGYYVYEKGSKPKPDASILPIIEESRRLCNIMPGGKPISVTDQEIVEMILFPIVNESCRILEEGVVIRASDLDIASVLGMSFPSYRGGIVFWADMVGANHVYSSLKKWTELYGNFFKPSRYLEERALKGIPLSAPASSNPRSKARL, encoded by the exons ATGGCATCGGTTAAGGTTGATTTTGAGGTTGGAAACGATGGGGTTGCTGTTATCACTATGTGTAACCCACCCGTGAATGCTTTGGCTGTTCCAA TTATCAAGGCGTTGAAAGATAGATTTGATGAGGCGGCGAGGAGAAATGATGTCAAAGCTATAGTTTTAACTG GCAAAGGTGGCAGATTTTCTGGCGGTTTTGACATCAGTGTTATGCAGAAGGTTCACCAGACTG GTGATGTCACGCTTGTCCCTGATGTCTCTGTGGAACTAGTAGTCAATGCAATTGAAG ATTCAAAGAAGCCTGTTGTTGCAGCAGTGGAGGGGCTTGCTCTTGGAGGTGGCTTAGAATTGGCCATG GGATGCCATGCACGTGTTGCTGCTCCAAGAACTCAACTGGGCCTGCCAGAGCTGACACTCGGTATTATTCCCGGATTTGGAG GCACACAGCGTCTTCCAAGGCTTGTTGGGCTGTCAAAAGCTGTTGAAATGATGCTG AAATCTAAATCAATTACGTCAGAAGAAGGGAACAAACTTGGACTTATTGATGCTATTGTATCTCCTGGGGATTTATTAAATGTATCTAGGCGTTGGGCTCTTGAAATTGGAGAGCGACGCAAACCTTGGATTCGTTCACTTCATAAGACAGACAAACTTGGTTCCCTGTCTGAGGCACGTGAGGTGTTGAAAACTGCCAGAGAACATGTCAAGAAGACTGCTGCGCATTTACCTCAGCAACAGGCTTGCGTAGATGTGATCGAGCATGGAATAGTTCATGGAGGTTACAGTGGAGTTCTAAGG GAGGCAGAAGTTTTCAAGCAATTAGTTTTGTCTGAAACCGCGAAAGGTTTAATCCATGTCTTCTTTGCTCAGCGTGCAATATCAAAG GTGCCTGGTGTAACGGATATTGGACTTAAGCCAAGAAATGTGAGAAAAGCTGCTGTTATTGGGGGAGGTCTAATGGGTTCTGGCATTGCTACAGCTCTTATACTGGGCAACATTCATGTTATACTCAAGGAAGTCAATTCAGAATATCTTCAGAAGGGAATAAAATTTATAGAAG CAAATGTTAGTGGCTTAGTAAGAAGAGGGAAATTGACAAAACAGAAAGCAGACGGAGCTCTCTCATTGCTTAAAGGTGTTCTGGATTACACAGAATTTAAAGACGTCGACTTGGTAATTGAG GCTGTCATTGAAAATGTCGGTCTTAAACAAACTATATTTAGTGATCTTGAGAAGATCTGTCCTCCACACTGCATTTTATCTACAAATACATCAACGATTGACCTTAACCTTGTTGGCCAAAAGACCAGCTCTCAAGATCGCATTGTGGGTGCTCATTTTTTCAG TCCTGCTCATATTATGCCTCTTTTAGAGATTGTACGGACAGATAAAACTTCTTCCCAGGTGATTCTTGATCTGATGACAGTTGGTAAAATCATAAAAAAGTCACCTGTTGTGGTGGGTAACTGCACTGGCTTTGCGGTGAATAGAGCATTCTTCCCGTATTCACAAGGTGCCCATTTGTTGGTCAACTTGGGTGTGGACGTATTCAGAATCGACAAATTGATAAGCAATTTTGGCCTTCCAATGGGTCCTTTCCA GCTTCAGGACTTGGCTGGCTATGGAGTTGCTATGGCAGTTGGAAAAGAATTTACGACAGCCTTTCCCGATCGCACATTTCGGACTACACTGCTTGAGCTTTTGATCAAAAGTGGGCGAAATG GGAAAAACAATGGGAAAGGGTACTACGTTTATGAAAAGGGTAGCAAGCCAAAGCCTGATGCTTCAATACTCCCAATCATTGAGGAGTCTCGAAGACTTTGCAATATTATGCCGGGTGGAAAG CCCATATCTGTTACTGACCAAGAGATCGTGGAGATGATACTCTTTCCGATAGTGAATGAATCTTGTCGCATTTTAGAAGAAGGAGTTGTTATTCGAGCGTCAGACCTTGACATTGCATCTGTTCTTGGAATGAGTTTCCCAAGTTACCGGGGTGGCATTGTTTTCTGGGCCGATATGGTTGGGGCTAATCATGTGTATAGCAGCCTAAAAAAATGGACAGAATTATATGGTAACTTTTTTAAACCATCAAGGTATTTGGAAGAAAGAGCATTGAAAGGCATTCCATTG AGTGCACCTGCTTCATCTAATCCAAGGTCAAAGGCGCGCCTATAA